In a single window of the Terriglobus roseus genome:
- a CDS encoding HlyD family secretion protein, with protein sequence MSDTQSKLQTRTAAVLALAAILILIVGGYLLWDNSFGTISTDDAQIDGHVHPINARIGGTVVWTNPDIDDTKFVKAGTVLARLDTNDYQPTVERLEGDVQAQQAQLQSAQLAVPITQATTSSRLSSAQASEVETEAELASARAGVLAATAQVKQAEASSRRAEADRVRYEQLVISHEISRSEYDTRMTEANVSAAQLSAAQANVQAAEQKVQAALQHIVQRKQDTASAATAPGQVATARSSVDRVSGDLKKSKAALREAQLNLSYTDILAPVSGIIGRRSIETGQRIATGQLLLNIVPTDDIWVTANFKETQLRHVQPGARVTIHVDTYGSDIQGRVESIGGATGSKYALIAPDNATGNYVKVVQRIPVRVRLDATRVGGRPLLPGMSVESTVHP encoded by the coding sequence ATGTCTGACACTCAATCGAAATTGCAAACTCGCACTGCTGCCGTACTCGCCCTTGCGGCCATCCTCATCCTGATCGTCGGAGGCTACCTTCTCTGGGATAACTCGTTCGGGACAATCTCCACGGACGACGCGCAGATCGATGGGCATGTACACCCGATCAACGCGCGCATTGGAGGAACCGTCGTCTGGACGAATCCCGATATCGACGACACGAAATTCGTGAAGGCAGGCACAGTGCTGGCGCGGCTGGATACGAATGATTACCAGCCCACAGTCGAGCGCCTGGAGGGCGATGTGCAGGCCCAGCAGGCGCAACTGCAGAGCGCACAACTCGCCGTGCCAATTACGCAAGCCACAACCTCGAGCCGTCTCTCGTCCGCGCAGGCATCCGAGGTTGAGACGGAAGCCGAACTCGCCAGCGCACGCGCCGGTGTGCTCGCTGCGACGGCACAGGTCAAGCAGGCGGAAGCCAGCTCGCGCCGCGCGGAAGCAGACAGGGTGCGGTATGAGCAGCTCGTGATCTCGCACGAGATCTCGCGCTCTGAGTACGACACGCGTATGACGGAAGCCAATGTGAGCGCAGCACAACTCTCCGCGGCACAGGCAAACGTGCAGGCGGCGGAGCAGAAAGTCCAGGCTGCCTTGCAGCACATCGTGCAGCGCAAGCAGGACACCGCCTCCGCTGCGACAGCGCCCGGACAGGTGGCGACCGCGCGGAGCAGTGTCGATCGTGTCTCCGGCGACTTGAAGAAGTCGAAGGCCGCGTTGCGAGAGGCGCAACTGAATCTTAGCTACACCGACATCCTTGCGCCCGTGAGCGGCATCATCGGGCGTCGCAGTATCGAGACCGGCCAGCGAATCGCAACCGGCCAACTGCTGCTCAACATCGTCCCCACAGATGACATCTGGGTCACTGCCAACTTCAAGGAGACGCAACTGCGTCACGTGCAGCCCGGCGCAAGGGTCACGATTCATGTAGACACCTATGGCAGCGACATTCAGGGCCGCGTGGAAAGCATCGGCGGAGCAACCGGTTCGAAGTACGCACTGATCGCTCCGGACAATGCGACCGGCAACTACGTCAAAGTCGTGCAACGGATTCCAGTGCGTGTTCGTCTGGATGCGACGCGGGTCGGAGGGCGGCCGCTGTTGCCTGGTATGTCGGTAGAGTCGACGGTACACCCCTAG
- a CDS encoding lasso peptide biosynthesis B2 protein codes for MRIAYYLRQLFRIPPAKIALLFEATFWLAVARLALWLVPFPRIGRHLGKLLPPSPHTATSSEEEMRTAKRVGWAVNTVADHLPVNLVCLPRALAGWQMLHRRGIASRLHFGALREPSAGEAGLQTHAWLSTPQVEITGYPVAHGCVELGYFARADGNGSSSAAGAAV; via the coding sequence ATGCGGATCGCTTATTATCTTCGCCAGCTCTTCCGGATTCCTCCCGCAAAGATCGCATTGCTGTTTGAGGCGACTTTCTGGCTGGCAGTGGCGAGGCTGGCCCTGTGGCTGGTGCCATTTCCGCGGATCGGGCGTCATCTCGGTAAACTGCTGCCGCCGTCTCCGCACACCGCCACATCAAGCGAAGAAGAGATGCGGACGGCAAAACGAGTTGGTTGGGCAGTGAACACTGTTGCCGACCATCTGCCCGTGAACCTTGTCTGCCTGCCGCGCGCGCTGGCTGGATGGCAGATGCTGCACCGTCGCGGTATTGCTTCGCGATTGCACTTCGGCGCACTGCGCGAGCCTTCAGCCGGAGAAGCGGGCTTGCAGACACATGCGTGGCTCAGTACGCCGCAAGTGGAGATCACGGGATACCCCGTCGCCCATGGCTGCGTGGAGCTCGGTTATTTTGCCCGTGCCGACGGAAACGGTTCTTCGAGTGCCGCTGGCGCGGCAGTCTGA
- a CDS encoding HAD family hydrolase, translated as MAIKAVLCDLDGTLLDSNAFHAESWQRTLEHFGFSVDFETVVKQIGKGGEYLLPQFVPADKLPLLEKEINAFRKKLFHREYIDRIVPFADARRLLERMRQRGLRIAVATSSEKEDLEAFKTILKIHDLIEEDATADDADKPKPEPDIFQAALKLLKIEPAEALALGDTPWDVQAASKAGVRTVAVQSGGWRKEDLRDAGALAVYVDVADIVRNFDNSPFVK; from the coding sequence ATGGCGATCAAGGCTGTTTTGTGTGACCTGGATGGAACGCTGCTGGACAGCAATGCCTTCCATGCGGAGTCCTGGCAGCGCACGTTGGAGCACTTCGGTTTCTCTGTTGACTTCGAAACCGTTGTGAAGCAGATCGGCAAAGGTGGTGAGTATCTCCTGCCGCAGTTCGTTCCCGCCGACAAACTCCCGTTGCTTGAAAAAGAGATCAACGCCTTTCGCAAGAAGCTCTTCCACCGCGAGTACATTGATCGCATCGTGCCCTTTGCGGATGCGCGGCGATTGCTGGAACGAATGCGGCAGCGTGGCCTGCGAATCGCCGTCGCAACGTCCAGCGAAAAGGAAGACCTGGAAGCCTTCAAGACGATTCTCAAGATCCACGACCTGATTGAGGAAGACGCGACTGCCGACGACGCGGACAAGCCCAAGCCCGAGCCCGACATCTTCCAGGCAGCCTTGAAGCTGCTGAAGATCGAACCGGCCGAGGCGCTCGCATTGGGCGACACTCCCTGGGATGTTCAGGCTGCTTCGAAGGCTGGTGTCCGTACGGTGGCTGTGCAGTCCGGCGGCTGGCGCAAGGAAGACCTGCGGGACGCCGGCGCGCTGGCCGTTTATGTGGACGTAGCGGACATTGTCCGTAACTTCGACAACTCGCCTTTTGTGAAGTAG
- a CDS encoding TolC family protein: MKSSTPIYEVAVILAALVLSVPVFAQSSSSFSPLSNSISTPRPFDPGTNTTNPSALAVQAQNPFLGSVPTSTLMPGILELSLTDVVNRGLHANLGLIDSEQDHAQSRAARLRALSTLLPQLSAQFAEDFQNFPVNTIGGQKLGLPSIVPNYNYQLASVDYKQKVVDIAAWHEVKAAHAEEAMSSASLADAKNIVVLAATSAYLQVLASQSRVKAAEAEFASAQAVESLLRDRVKREVSPEIDAIRATVARDSADQRLALAQVRLEKDKLGLTRIIGLPVEQEFTLTTDLGFHDAPEKNLDTLVQQAAASRQDLKAAEARVEFARQQVKAQSAQNLPSVEVRANGGEVGVNFGHVYGNYGIEGQVSVPIFTGRRIEAAVLTATATLNRRQAEFEDLQQRTKYDVRSALLDLRAADKSVQVARTNSSLAEEGLRQAKDRFEAGVSNSLELIQAEQAVAAAKDNDIASIYGHNLAKLLLVRSLGTAERDYTTYLGVR; the protein is encoded by the coding sequence ATGAAATCTTCCACTCCTATCTATGAAGTCGCAGTCATCCTTGCCGCACTTGTGCTGTCCGTGCCGGTCTTTGCCCAGAGCTCCTCCAGCTTCAGTCCACTGTCCAACAGCATCAGCACGCCACGTCCGTTCGATCCTGGAACGAACACGACGAATCCGAGCGCGCTTGCGGTGCAGGCGCAGAATCCGTTCCTGGGCAGCGTTCCCACGAGCACACTGATGCCCGGGATTCTTGAGCTGTCGCTGACGGACGTTGTGAATCGGGGACTTCACGCGAACCTTGGCTTGATTGATAGTGAACAGGACCATGCACAGTCGCGCGCGGCTCGCCTTCGCGCACTCTCGACCTTGCTGCCACAGCTTTCCGCGCAGTTCGCGGAGGACTTCCAGAACTTTCCGGTCAACACGATTGGTGGTCAGAAGCTGGGTCTTCCGAGCATCGTGCCGAATTACAACTACCAACTGGCATCCGTGGATTACAAGCAGAAGGTAGTTGACATCGCTGCATGGCATGAGGTCAAAGCGGCCCACGCTGAAGAGGCAATGAGCTCCGCGTCTCTGGCCGACGCCAAGAACATCGTGGTGCTTGCTGCGACGAGCGCTTACTTACAGGTGCTTGCAAGCCAGTCCCGTGTCAAGGCCGCAGAGGCAGAGTTCGCCTCCGCGCAAGCCGTTGAAAGTTTGCTGCGTGATCGTGTGAAGCGTGAAGTCTCCCCTGAGATCGATGCCATTCGCGCAACCGTGGCTCGTGACAGTGCAGACCAGCGGCTGGCGCTTGCGCAGGTACGTCTTGAGAAAGACAAGCTCGGACTGACTCGCATCATCGGCTTACCCGTGGAGCAGGAATTCACATTGACCACGGACCTGGGGTTCCATGACGCTCCGGAGAAGAACCTCGACACCCTCGTCCAGCAGGCTGCGGCCTCAAGGCAGGACCTGAAAGCTGCGGAAGCGCGTGTCGAATTCGCGCGACAGCAGGTGAAGGCGCAGAGCGCGCAGAATCTGCCGTCGGTGGAGGTTCGAGCCAATGGCGGCGAGGTCGGCGTGAACTTCGGCCACGTCTACGGGAACTACGGAATTGAAGGACAGGTCAGTGTGCCCATCTTTACCGGTCGACGGATCGAAGCGGCGGTCCTGACCGCGACTGCAACCCTGAACCGCCGCCAGGCCGAGTTCGAAGATTTGCAACAACGGACAAAGTATGACGTTCGTTCAGCCCTCCTCGACCTCCGCGCCGCCGACAAAAGTGTGCAGGTAGCTCGTACAAATTCTTCTCTTGCGGAAGAAGGTCTCAGGCAGGCGAAGGACCGCTTCGAAGCCGGTGTATCGAACAGCCTTGAACTCATCCAGGCCGAGCAGGCAGTCGCCGCGGCAAAAGACAACGACATCGCCAGCATCTACGGCCACAATCTTGCCAAGCTTTTGCTTGTGCGCTCGCTCGGAACAGCGGAGCGCGATTACACGACCTATCTCGGAGTTCGCTAA
- a CDS encoding PqqD family protein — protein sequence MTLDIQGRTIVSRGEGWLTAWVGQEYVMMSAETGTCISLSETGGRIWELMEHSRSVDSLCKELGEEYQAELGVVDHDVLVFLENLQAEGAIVATDPAER from the coding sequence ATGACTTTGGACATCCAGGGCCGCACGATCGTATCGCGCGGCGAGGGTTGGCTAACCGCATGGGTTGGTCAGGAATACGTGATGATGAGCGCAGAGACCGGCACCTGCATCAGCCTGTCCGAGACCGGTGGCCGCATCTGGGAGCTGATGGAACACTCGCGCTCCGTGGATAGTCTCTGCAAGGAGCTGGGCGAGGAATATCAGGCAGAGCTCGGCGTAGTCGACCACGATGTCCTGGTGTTTCTGGAAAATCTGCAAGCGGAAGGCGCGATCGTGGCGACCGACCCCGCCGAACGATAG
- a CDS encoding protein adenylyltransferase SelO, whose translation MSSDGASIAPLSVDESATALPFFAFANTYARLPDRFFARLAPTPVAAPKLIQVNAALARELGLDADALATPQGIAVLAGNRVAEGSEPLAQAYAGSQFGYFVPLLGDGRTNLLGEVLGRDGRRYDIQLKGSGPTPFSRRGDGRAALGPVLREYIVSEAMAALGVPTTRALAAVTTGEHVVREGMLPGAILTRVAWSHLRVGTFQYFAKRGNMEDLRTLADFAMARHYPDAAHAAKPYRAFLEGVIERQAKLVAQWMLLGFIHGVMNTDNTSISGETIDYGPCAFLEAYQPNKVFSSIDQQGRYAYSNQPDAMHWNLTRLAESVLPLLVIEEGSDEAGLASAYAALATFATHFEAAREEGLRRKLGLLTSQEGDIALAEDLLQRMAANHADFTLTFRKLADAAAGVTGDENARRLFSDPTAFDTWAVAWRTRLAQEPSEPAERAAQMRHVNPAIIPRNHRVQEVIDAAVLRRDFQPFHDLLTATAAPYEDSATADRFTVPARPEECVLQTFCGT comes from the coding sequence ATGAGTTCTGATGGTGCCTCGATCGCCCCACTTTCCGTGGATGAGTCCGCTACTGCCCTGCCGTTCTTTGCCTTCGCGAACACGTACGCCCGGCTGCCGGATCGCTTCTTTGCGCGGCTGGCTCCGACGCCCGTTGCTGCGCCGAAGCTGATCCAGGTAAACGCAGCGCTGGCCCGCGAACTCGGCCTTGATGCGGACGCGCTGGCCACTCCGCAGGGTATTGCCGTCCTCGCCGGGAATCGCGTTGCAGAGGGCTCAGAGCCACTGGCGCAGGCGTATGCGGGCAGCCAATTCGGTTACTTCGTACCGCTGCTCGGTGACGGCCGCACCAACCTCTTGGGTGAGGTACTGGGTCGCGACGGCAGGCGCTACGACATCCAGCTGAAGGGTTCCGGGCCAACACCTTTCTCGCGTCGTGGCGATGGCCGGGCGGCGCTGGGTCCTGTCCTGCGCGAATACATTGTCAGCGAGGCGATGGCCGCGCTGGGCGTCCCCACAACCCGTGCACTGGCAGCGGTCACCACCGGCGAGCACGTCGTTCGGGAGGGCATGCTGCCGGGCGCCATTCTCACGCGCGTGGCCTGGAGCCACCTTCGCGTTGGGACGTTTCAGTACTTCGCCAAACGCGGCAACATGGAAGACCTGCGCACGCTTGCAGACTTTGCCATGGCACGCCATTACCCTGACGCAGCGCACGCGGCTAAGCCGTACCGCGCCTTCCTGGAGGGTGTGATCGAGCGGCAGGCGAAGCTGGTCGCTCAATGGATGCTGCTCGGTTTCATCCACGGTGTCATGAATACCGACAACACCTCGATTTCCGGCGAGACCATCGACTACGGGCCATGCGCATTTCTTGAGGCGTATCAGCCGAACAAGGTCTTCAGTTCCATCGACCAGCAGGGTCGCTACGCTTACAGCAATCAGCCTGACGCGATGCACTGGAACCTGACGCGACTGGCCGAGTCTGTACTGCCCCTGCTTGTCATTGAGGAAGGCAGCGATGAGGCAGGACTGGCATCGGCTTACGCAGCGCTAGCGACCTTCGCCACGCACTTCGAAGCAGCACGCGAAGAGGGGCTGCGTCGCAAGCTCGGGCTGCTGACCTCGCAGGAGGGAGACATCGCGCTTGCTGAGGATCTGTTGCAGCGCATGGCCGCGAATCACGCGGATTTCACCCTGACCTTCCGCAAACTGGCAGACGCCGCCGCAGGTGTCACCGGTGACGAAAACGCGCGTCGTCTCTTCTCAGATCCAACTGCTTTCGACACATGGGCCGTTGCGTGGCGGACTCGGCTGGCACAGGAGCCTTCCGAGCCCGCTGAACGAGCGGCACAGATGCGCCACGTCAACCCGGCCATCATCCCGCGAAATCATCGCGTCCAGGAAGTCATTGATGCTGCTGTGCTGCGGCGGGATTTTCAGCCGTTCCATGACCTGCTGACGGCCACCGCAGCCCCGTATGAGGACTCCGCGACAGCAGATCGTTTTACCGTCCCGGCACGTCCCGAGGAATGCGTACTGCAGACGTTCTGCGGCACCTGA
- a CDS encoding MFS transporter: MSALSDKSKYVGQMEGSVAATLAGLTLATGMEQWTGNGLSVTLTDLTGALGASADEASWAVTVYSTAFAVSVALTHRLASYFGNRRLLSLACILYAVAALGCAASTDLALFLLCRVFQGFAGGVFLARTLVFITHQYPRSERPSSLRTYAGGFFVVGRIVAPIASGWFADAVSWRLLFLVTVPGMLVAAAILRRYAADHWRDDVEEHNPDLLGIGLLLVGAGALQAAMSRGEIDDWFGSNRIILLVSIGVAFNLLFAAWQCLPFNHRPLLNLHFLRDRGLMSASVLGIALGMQLAGGLYVLPQYLRRVESHSATQTGLLMSVAGLSAVAMLAIVPLLVKAAGHVGAKQIMAFALFVQMLAMGWLGYIVTGDTPDRQLWIPLLLHGIFIGISVPMLAIGAFARMEDSHASSARAIYYGARQLGASLGVTLVVVLIDRRAMLHSSRLIDGLFSRDLSTLGVTIDSTNAGRVAALVSRQALVLTFADVFNVMAALAAVMLLFLPLLPSAAAPVASERVTETVSGQSLLPGLESNA, encoded by the coding sequence CGGACCTTACTGGCGCTCTTGGAGCCTCCGCAGACGAAGCAAGCTGGGCTGTGACCGTGTACAGCACGGCGTTTGCGGTCTCAGTTGCTTTGACCCATCGGCTGGCGAGCTACTTTGGCAATCGTCGCCTTCTGAGCCTCGCCTGCATTCTCTATGCTGTGGCTGCCCTGGGTTGCGCTGCGAGTACTGACCTTGCGCTGTTTCTCCTCTGCCGAGTGTTCCAGGGGTTTGCTGGCGGCGTGTTCCTTGCGAGGACGCTGGTCTTCATCACGCACCAATATCCGCGTAGTGAACGCCCCTCAAGTCTTCGAACTTACGCCGGCGGCTTCTTCGTGGTGGGCCGCATTGTGGCCCCGATAGCTTCAGGCTGGTTTGCAGATGCTGTCAGCTGGCGTTTGCTTTTTCTCGTGACAGTTCCAGGCATGCTTGTCGCTGCGGCAATCCTCCGCCGGTATGCCGCGGATCACTGGCGAGATGACGTGGAAGAGCACAATCCAGATCTGCTCGGGATTGGGTTGCTGCTGGTCGGTGCCGGTGCGCTTCAGGCAGCCATGAGCCGCGGAGAGATCGACGATTGGTTTGGTTCGAACCGCATCATTCTGCTCGTATCCATCGGCGTAGCTTTCAACCTGCTCTTTGCCGCGTGGCAATGCCTCCCGTTCAATCACAGGCCGCTACTGAATCTTCACTTTCTGCGTGACCGAGGCCTGATGTCGGCGAGCGTGCTCGGCATTGCGCTTGGCATGCAGCTTGCCGGCGGGCTGTACGTGCTGCCGCAATACCTGCGCCGCGTGGAATCGCACTCCGCAACGCAGACCGGACTCCTGATGTCTGTCGCTGGCCTCAGCGCTGTTGCCATGCTGGCGATCGTGCCACTGCTGGTCAAAGCCGCGGGACATGTCGGTGCGAAGCAGATCATGGCATTCGCATTGTTTGTCCAGATGCTGGCCATGGGGTGGCTCGGGTACATTGTTACGGGCGATACCCCCGACAGGCAGCTTTGGATTCCTCTGCTACTGCATGGCATCTTCATCGGGATCTCGGTGCCGATGCTTGCCATCGGAGCCTTTGCACGCATGGAAGACTCCCACGCCTCCAGTGCTCGGGCGATCTATTACGGCGCCCGCCAACTGGGCGCGTCGCTGGGTGTCACACTCGTGGTGGTCCTGATTGACCGGCGCGCGATGCTGCATTCTTCCCGATTGATCGATGGGCTCTTCAGCCGCGATCTATCGACGTTGGGCGTAACGATCGACTCCACCAATGCTGGTCGCGTTGCAGCTCTTGTCTCCAGGCAAGCACTTGTACTTACGTTCGCTGATGTCTTCAACGTTATGGCAGCTCTCGCTGCCGTGATGCTCCTCTTCCTTCCACTGCTTCCCAGCGCTGCTGCACCTGTCGCGTCCGAGCGCGTAACAGAAACCGTCAGCGGTCAATCGCTTCTGCCCGGCCTCGAGTCAAACGCATGA